ATGCGAGCCCTCTATGTAGATGAAGCGTGTCACATGGTACGGCACAAACGCCACAGTGAAATTTACAAGGATCAAAACGATCATCCTGATGGCTTTTTCCCTCACAGGTCTATTTTCCAGCTCCATCTTCCTGCATAGCCTGTACAGTATCAGGATGTAAGAAGCCGCAATGGTGATCAGCGGGATCGCAAAAGCCACGGCGGTGGACACCAAGGCCCTTGCCGACGTCTTTTCGCGGTACAGCTGGTTGCACACAGTCCTGTTGGAGTCACTCAGTTGCACAGTTTgctgggacagcagcagtggcatCATGGCAATGACAAGGCAGAACCATAGCGTTGCGCTGGCCACGCTGGCATACACAGGCTTCCGTATCCTCAGTGCCTGGATCGGCAAGACCACGGCGATGAAGCGGTCAAGGCTGATGCAGGTCATGAAGTACAGGCTGCAGTACATGTTGAGGTAGAAGAGGTAGCCCAGCAGGCGGCAGAGGATTTCTCCAAAGGGCCAGTGGCTGTCCATGAGGTGGTAGATAATGCGCATGGGCAACATCATCACAAAGGAGACGTCAGCCACTGCCAGGTTCTTGAGGAAAACCTTGGAGGGtgaattcttcttcttctcctggGTAAACACCCACAGGGCCAGGATGTTTCCTGGCACAGCTATGATGAAAATCACAGTGTAAAAGCTGGCAAAGAGGATGTTCTCCAGGTGAGAGCCCTCCGGATACCAGACGGTGCTTTTCtcttcactgctgttgtttaaCATCCTGGATGCAGACATTCAGCCtccaacacacagaaaaaaagagaatatgtTGTATACACTATgcatgtgaatatgtatgtggactgtgatgtgtgtttgcatgagtgAATTAAGTCCCTGTGGATGATGTTTGACTATCTATGTCTTGTGAAGTATGAGGCACAGCTGTGGTTAAGTGAAGGAAATCAGGAGGGGGTGGGTTGTACTTTAACACCCACAAATATGTAAATGTCCAAGGTGTCAAAGTTGataaaaaaagaggaactgCTAAAAGTCCTCTTCCTTCTTACTTGCATGTCTATACTTCAGTATGAATAGCCATAGTAAATGTAATGACTGCATTGAGGGTAGATCTAAAAATGATCAAACCCTCTCTCATCTTCTTTCACATAAGCAAACAGAGTCTGtagacacaccacacatcacataGACAgagtaaaatataattttatcaGAGGTCAGTCCAATATTTGTGCCGCTGGGGTTTATTGTCATTGCTGAAATTGTGCCCTGTGCGTGTGCTGCGTCATGTGCAGTGTGCCCTAGCTACAGCTCACTGTGTGGATGGAATGTTCTTTTAActgcataaaaaatgaatcagagTTTTTTGGTCATTTGTCTCAagatttttgtacttttttttttttggtactttTACTTATTTTTGAACTTGCTTGAATTTAGCTGTTGTGAATGTATCCTGTCCAAAATCAGTTGAgtacaaatgaaaagaaaaactaaacaTGACCACAAATGTCACCTTCCTGTATTCAGTTTTGTGTAAGAACCCCTTGTATACTGTGGTATTAATGTGGTTTCTCCTGCAAGGGTGAGCTGATCTTATCTTTTATATGACATgacaaaaacagtttgtttgtttgtttacgtTCAGTTTAAAGGTGGTTTTGAAACCAAAATCCATGTCTATAATCAGTAAGAAAaaagtgtgtatgtctgtgtatgtaagGGAGGAGGGTGATCTTTTGCTCAAAAAAGCTGGTCTCAAGAATTTGAAGTTATATATTTGTAGATTTTCTTTTAGAGGTGTGGAATGTTTAAATTTGTGATCAAGGTTCTCTCACATAGAAAATCACAGGTCAGCTTGCAGATAATTTGATGAAGGTCAGGTTAAGACTATATAAAATATTCCTTGATATTGAGTAGGAAAATGTAGATAACCTCATAAGAGTAACCCTAGATATTACCACTGCTGTTCTGCCAGCTTCGGGGACCTTATGGGGGCTATCTGTGGCTTTTTTGGATGTACCTCAAAAATTTAATGATTACAGTTTTGTAAATATCTTCTTGCCGTCCTGCAAGTGTAGAACTTGATAGGTTTTCTGAAACCATTGGTTATGTAATCCAGACATTACctaaacaagcagaaaaatatgCCTGACCGACTACCatgtttgaacattttgaaaaacaaaagcttgTGACTTTTATTCGTTGTAGTGGAGCCAAACCTGtacattatatactgtattttgatGAAGACACATAAGCAATGCTTCCCCCTACTGCTCCAGAGAGGAAGTTACATTAACGATTAAAGCCAAACAATTAAGTTAGGTCAAACAGAGAATAACTAAGTCTACACAAACCATGATGGACTGTGCATGATGTGATGAAATAAAggttttattaattacatctTTAACCCTCAAAATCCCCAGAGCTTTGGCAGGCACAAAATGAATGGATTTGTTGAGAAAAGGGTTAATATAACACAGGAACCTCTGTGGCaatgaatatttacagtatttgtcAACTGCTTTGTTAATCCATCAGGCAAAAATTTAATAGGGGgatctttttcctctgaaacaaGAAGGGTTTATATGATAAAAAATTTTGCCACACTTACACATAAATGAAATTGATTGGAAATTGTGTTCCCTTCCTAACagaattcaaatattttatgcCCATGCCATTGCTGGTTTCCAAGTGACATTTTAGTCTAAAAGACCACATTGAATAAGAAGTCAAGCTTCACACAAGAATGCACATAAACATAACATTGAGAAGCTATTTCCATACTAGGATGTTAACTAATGCAAGGGCATACCTTTTTCCAGTGGTGTTTAAGAACAGCGGGATGGCTCAGATtggatttattttcaaagcatcAAAGCAAAGCAACGGTTAGCTTCAAAACATTGCAATGAAGgctttcactgaaaaaacaaTTACTTCCAGTGCAACTGAGGTTTTTGAAAGCATGAAGAAGACATACCTTAAATGTTTATCTGTAGTTACCGTATTGTTGACCAAAAGGAAGTGCAGAGATGCCGCTTCTGTATCTGAGTGTCTGAGTAAATAAACTACAAATGATTAAGCGATCAGCACGGTTGTTCCTTAATTCTCAGAGAACTGGTTGTTTACAATCCCAAACTTGCCCTTGGCCCCCTCCTTGCCCTTGACCTGGtacacagtctcacagctgtCCGTTAGGGGAATGGGAGATCGGGAAAGAAATGTGGGCTTCTTGTCTGTGTAAAAGCAGGCTGCAATCAACCGGATGGTGTTCAGAATGGTGGCAGCAATCATCAGGAAACCTGTGGGGAAAAACATcattgaggtgtgtgtgttttaggatTGTGAGATTTTGGGATGttgtttctatttttgtattgtggTTGGAGTTGTTTGCTCTTGGTATCCAACAATGGCAGAGCagcagtatgtatgtatgtgtgtgtgtattttccaCCTATGCACACAGATAATAAGATATATTCCTTACCCTGGCTGACAGTATCTGTTTAGTAAATCAGTTATATTAATCGTGATATCAATTTATGTGATTTATCTAAACTCTTCTAAATGACTTTACAATGGTTTTTGAGTACAACCATTCTGTAGATGTGGGCCATTTGAATCAGCATTAAAGTGACTTGGACTTTGACTGAACATTGGTGGGTGATTATTTTGGCTTACAGCTGTGTGTCATTAGATACACAGACCTCTCAGTAATAATGCCAAGTTCATAAATTTAGACATGACCCTCACTGTTAATCTGGCATTGGTATTTGCTTTACAAAGCGTTGTGGTTttcttacttttatttttaggGCTTATAGTTGCTACTGTGGTTATAGTGCCTTTCTCTTGAAATACACAATGCTATGTAAATTTATTCATACCActtgtttcaaatgtttttactATTCCAAATTcctgaaaaaacaacatggatAACTacaattattttgcatttggttGAAGTAGGTGGCAAACTGTCTAAATTggatgataaaaaataaatataaaaaatgaataataaataatgatgatatCTTAATAGCCGATCATTTCTTGTACCATTGGATTTATAGCtgtcttttgtctgtctgtttatgtttttaattattaattactcAGTTTTCAGTGCCTGCTGTAATTCAAAGTGGTCATGTTCATCAAGATAAAAAGCCAGTTAGACGAAGTATATTGAAAAAGGGACTCTACATGTCTGAATATGACCGCCTTTGCAAAATGCGTAGACATAACGCTGCCGAGATACTTAGGAAAATGGTGCTTCTTCCCACCTCACTTTATCTTACCGCAACACCCATGTTTAAGTTTACAGATTGTTTTAAGAAACGAGTTTGAGCAGTCCTTTTGCAGACAACAGATTTGTTATCTTTTCTTTATCAAGATGGTCTTACCACAATAAATGGTGTTCAGCGCTATGTCGTTCACACGATAGCTTCTTGTGAACATTGCACCCAGGCAAAGAACCACCACAGGGTATACCGTGAAGGTATAGCGGGTGTACTTCTCAAAGATGAAACTTTCAAAAGTAAACCTGCGAAAAAGAGAAGAATCATCAACCATCAGGGAACTCCTAAAACATCTTGAGTCTGACACATCATGGCCCTTTCTCTCAGAAAGCTCCAAAGCTATCACACAGGAAGTAAGTGTTTTAAGCACAATTTAGAACAAGATTAGACAAATAGGAAATGATCTTGTACACTTCAAATTATAGTTTATGCTTGTACTTAATTTTGTAACACAATAACCTGTTGAGCTTACCACACAAGCAGCCCtacaaacagcacagtgaggacTACAGTGCTGACAAGAGGGTCCTGAAGGCCAGCACTGTACTTTAGAGCCACCCCCATGTTTATCAGGGCCTCTATGGAGCTCAATGTTGCAAACAGGGCCAGCCCATTTTGTGTCTGGTAGggacaaataaaacaacattagTTAAACACTGCAATTGCTTTGAGTACTTGAAGAAATACCACCTGACACACATGGTTAGGTTTTCACAGTAAATTGTGAACTTGAGAGTTCTGGCACTTCTGCTGCATATATATTATGATCTAATAATTCTAAAGGCAAGAGAAAGTTACTATACAGATGTGAATATTTGCCACAACAATTGATTAATAGCTGTGTACAAAAGgtaaagtaaacacattttgtgtttactaaTGGAAGTTTGGTGTGTACTAGTTGAAGTTTGTGAAGGGAGTGTACatctttaaaaagtaatgaaacaCACTACTCATTCTTCTCATAACAGGTAGACAATGTGAATGGTACTATTCTTTTAGCAGATAATTACATACCATGAAGCGAATGAACCATATTTCATTTGGACTGTTTGTAGCAAACCACGACTGATGCTGGTGAAGGTTGCGgtaagaaacaaacaacattacGTAGGTGGAGAATGGAATGAGGATTTTCAAGCCAAGAGATCTGATAATGTATCTGAAACACAAcgaaaataataattttgacaTAAGCAATACCTACtagaaaaatataatattacagAATGTGACAATGACGGGCCTGCCATTCAGAGTAATTTGTGATACATTAAATATCCTAAGTAAGTATTTAAGTAAACCATTTAAGCATGACTTTAACCCTGCCTATGTATtgataaaatacagttttaaaagcAACAGTTCCAAACCTGCACAGTGTCAGACACTGTACAAATTGTATTTGATTGCTGAATTTACtgtcatatcatatcataaCAAATCATATAATGCATTATGCTATATTATGCCATATAATTTGATGTTGGCTAAGAACAAACATTAATGAAAGCAAACTACTTACTGTCTGTCCCAAAGGAAAAGCCAGCTGATCCTCAGAACATTGATTAAAatccaaatcaaataaaatgatggGGGATGTATTTCAGGGTTGCAGCATACTGGGCCAAGTGCATTCCTGttcaaagaataaaaatagGGTAAAAACAAAGGTCTTGATCACAGATTTCTACCATCttacattataaaaaatgatatccaaagcacaaaatgattttgaagAGATATAAATCATACcctaaattgaaatgaaaatttctcAAGCAGCCAAATCAAATGGTGACAGCTACTACAcctcaaaaacatttcttgGGAATGACAAAATGACCTCATTTTAAATTACTGCCACACTGAAAGCTCCAAAAGTCTTCTGATGAAGTTAGCTTTCATTTCATcttaattaaactgaaacacTCCTTTGCATGACAGGGCTTGTAGTCCATACCTCCGGATGACTGTGGTAAGTGCATAAAAGAGCCATCCAGCACTCCAGGCAGTCAACATAATCCAAGTTGAACTGACCCAGTGATCCAGGGTCACTTCTATGGAGAACGTGTCTGAAACATTCCATGTGGTCGTCTGAAACAAATCTGGGAGGGAAATGGGTATTATACATGGAGTGAAGAATGTCAATTTGTAGTCTTCAGAGTTAGTATAGCAGTGCTGTCTGTTATCATTACACATGGCTGATTCTTATATCAGTAGGCTAACATTTACTCTGTATAACACTGTGTAATGATCCTATTACTATGATCCTTAAAATGCTAAAGATCAAGAACTACAGTCTTTTACATAGAAGGCCTCTAAGGCCTAAGACATAGAGCGGTTCACAGTTCCTTTGTGAATAACTGCACAACCACAGTCTGTATCcagatcttgtttttttttttttttttgaaaatgagactTAAAACTTATTAACACTACAAGCCTGGAAATGCTCTCAAACTCTCCAGGAAATTTCAGTAACAGCAGATTGCtttattcataaattattcataatcatcaaataatgatgaaataatcTTGAAGCATGTCATGTTGATGGAAAAATAAGTCTAGATCATTACTATCCAGCTACCAttactgctttcattttatggAGAAACACTGGCTAGACATTACAATCATTACTGAGTCATGAGTTTTGCGGGAGATAGGGAGGAGGAGGTTGCACAAGTGAACTTTGTAGTTAACATGACACTACttgtcagtgtcactgtgttcaATTACTGTGACCGTTGATATTTATTGTACTATTATTTTGCACTATAAAGTAATTGctcattatttatgtattgttcTCAGTAAAATTCAGTGggagaaatatgttgtttgcTGAAAATTACTATAACGTGAACAACAATGAGAGCATACCTCTGACAAAGTtacttcagatttatttttgtatatagcAGCTAGTTACAGCTGAATATTGGTATTTGTTCATGAGTAGTATTCTGGCAACCTCAGGAACAGGAATTCAATAGAAAATATGAGCGATCTGATCAAATCTAGCCTATTGCATGTAAACATAAGTTGATAAATTTTGCACTGAAGTAAGAAAGGCAATGGAGCACATAGGTTGCAGGATAACATTTTTCTCATGCTCAGGAAAGTTTTTTGCTGTGTTATTGTGGCGGTATCAGGCATCTCCTTATTAAACTTGTATCATAATAAATAGCTTAAAATTCTGGTATTGATTCTGAAACTTTACAAGTCAGGCTATTACATTCTGTGGTGGGACAGGTAACTCTCAGTCCACAAGTATTCTTATAGATTAGgaaaatttgaaatgacaatTGTTACATAACCTTTACATCTCTTTAATTTAAGTGCTCTTGTGTAGCACTTAATTTATATTCCATGTAAGTAAACCATTCAATGTAAATATTGATCCTTCTGTCTCCTCTGCCCTGGGCCAACCTAGTCACTGAGATACCAAAAAGCTCAGGTTGACTCATGTTGTATATTTCACCAAAATGCCACACAGAATCTGACCTGCTAATAACACAAGGAAACAAATGTAAtcttctgcaacattttctaATGCCCTTGACCTGGAGAGTTCATGTAAGGGCACACTTCTGTGTTAAAATCACTTTGCTCCTGGCAGAGTACTTGTTAAATGGGGTCACTGACCTTAAAGGTTCACAGATACACAGTAAGAGTGTGTAGATGGAGGATTGACACTAGAcctacatatacattttaatggtCTTCTGGTAATGAAAACTTGTTTCAAGCGCTCCCTTTAAAGAAATCAACACGTCCTTTAAACATAAATTGCACCTTACAAATGATCATATATTACAGGAAAATTATAAGTATAATTTATTacttttaattgtaattataacCAAATTACTGCTGATTAAACGGTTtactacaataataattatattatgttttgCAGACGTAGTGATACATTtacctcattacattacatacacatatgtatacatactgGTACAAATGCCCACACAAAGCCACAACCTGTTTTGCCTAAAGTATGCCTGCAGATAAAGGATAAGTAATGAGAACCATAATGacattgcaacaaaaaaaaaagatgaaaacgCTTGACCTTTGCCTTtgttataataaaaacaatgtcatCTTAAAAAGAATCCACGAAAGAATAGCATCTCGAGCTGCATTTACCCTCAAAGCCTGTCAGGTGTCCCGCTGCGGCCACTGTGAAGACATCTGAAAGGGCCGAACTCAGAATGGCCAGCACGATGAAGACCGCATGCGGAACCATCGAGCCCTCTTCCATCTTCACCAGATTATCTGCATTATCGACTCGGCAGAGATTGCATTACTTTTATAAGCACTTATCTAGCAGACTTTGGACTCTGCAGGTCAGTCTGTTACTGCTGTCATTATTTGGCTTTGTGTCATTGGTAACATTTCCAGAAACAAGGGAGTCCAGGAGAAGCACTAATTAAATTGAACCCGTTAAGAACAGTAATATAACTTCATATGGGCATAACAAAAGGACTCAACAATGTGTCATATATTGAGTTGCGCTGTAATATAATTACTGATTATCACCAAAGAAATGCTGCACAAGTCACTCGGGCATCCTTGGCATTTACAGAGAGGAGGCACCGCAGCCTTGATTTTAATAGCTGAGGAAGGTCACACACCTGTGTATGTGGTTGGTTTTAATTTGTAGGCCTTGATGTCCTTTTGCTGTTCAATTTGCCAATTTGCATAAGCCTATCAGGTGACAGGAATGATGCCTTTGGATCAGCCCCTGCCAGCAATCCAGGAAGCGCCCACTACCACAGTGATCCTCAGTTCTGCTCATTTTAGATACCAACCCTGAATTAATTATAGGTCAATTTCATACTCACGGCTTTTTAAGAGAGGAGGATGTGTACATTATACTTAACATATATTTGATAAGCAGAAAGTGGACAGGAGTACAAGAATGAAATAAGTCTAAAACTGTCACAAAATATCAGAAattgaaaaacactgaacagtTGGAAAGAAAAGTTTTGTACAGACTATGGTCATCTAGGAGACATGTCTTACAACTATTTGATAAATAATGCTACAATATGGGGTATCAAAAAACGTCTGGGCAACGTTTGGTTCCTCTGAAATTTagatgttgttttatttttgccatgttGTATGAAACCATAGTGTGTGAATACATTCAACATATTATATAAATTGACTATGTATGCAAGCATATAAGTATGTACAAATgtgcatgtaatgtactgtatgagTAAAAggttaaattatatatatgagGTCATATAAGACTGTAATTTtcataacagaaataacaacaaaaaaaaaaaaaaaaataataataataataataataatttggatTTTAAATTGGAATCCACTCTAAAAGGCCTGTTAAGTgaatatttttctctgtttttcagcaATGTCCAGTGGTGACAGCATCAATTCAGTGTTCATGTCCTGGTAAAACGGGTGCTTGTGGTGCTTCCAAATCACCAACCCAAGTCGTAGGACGAACAAGGTACAAGCCAATGACAACAGCACcgctgaaacaaacaaaaaacagcactgattaacccatgcacacacacaacgaGTGCAGCATGCGCTAAGCTCTTTATTGCATGAACTTGGCCACCTGTTTCACTCCTTGTCATATGTTACAAAGGTCAGTGCTGCAGTTACAATGTGGGTTGTTCAATTAACCATGACCATTATGTTTGCTCACCAGTAAAAATGCCATTGTTGCTGGGTGCTGCAGCATTGAAGTTTTTGGACATGTTTCCTGACAGAGCCAGGATTACCACAGGGTAGACCGTGAGGATGTACCGTACATGGTTGTCCAGAATGAAGTTCTCCAAAAAAAACCTtggaaaagcagcaaaaaaagcTTCAATATATTTGCAATGAAGACATGCTAGCAGGTGAgttttatgagtgtgtgttatGCGCACACAGTAAATCGAGGAATACTGGACATTTACGGCTCACAGAGTGTACCTCTTTACTGCCTGGGTCATACACTATGGGTCTGTTTGCTTCTCATCAGCTATCTCTCTTGGAAATTACATCATATATGTGCTACAATCAAGACGGTTTTATGTCACAGAGGTCAATATCTTATGCATGTTTTCACTGTGAGAACAAATCAAT
The nucleotide sequence above comes from Megalops cyprinoides isolate fMegCyp1 chromosome 2, fMegCyp1.pri, whole genome shotgun sequence. Encoded proteins:
- the LOC118770479 gene encoding uracil nucleotide/cysteinyl leukotriene receptor gives rise to the protein MLNNSSEEKSTVWYPEGSHLENILFASFYTVIFIIAVPGNILALWVFTQEKKKNSPSKVFLKNLAVADVSFVMMLPMRIIYHLMDSHWPFGEILCRLLGYLFYLNMYCSLYFMTCISLDRFIAVVLPIQALRIRKPVYASVASATLWFCLVIAMMPLLLSQQTVQLSDSNRTVCNQLYREKTSARALVSTAVAFAIPLITIAASYILILYRLCRKMELENRPVREKAIRMIVLILVNFTVAFVPYHVTRFIYIEGSHHREMTTGEMASLALGNRITSSLTCISGVLDPVMYFFLTKTYQKSLLLLFRKRSEGDQSRIV
- the LOC118773148 gene encoding uncharacterized protein LOC118773148 — translated: MEEGSMVPHAVFIVLAILSSALSDVFTVAAAGHLTGFEDLFQTTTWNVSDTFSIEVTLDHWVSSTWIMLTAWSAGWLFYALTTVIRRNALGPVCCNPEIHPPSFYLIWILINVLRISWLFLWDRQYIIRSLGLKILIPFSTYVMLFVSYRNLHQHQSWFATNSPNEIWFIRFMTQNGLALFATLSSIEALINMGVALKYSAGLQDPLVSTVVLTVLFVGLLVWFTFESFIFEKYTRYTFTVYPVVVLCLGAMFTRSYRVNDIALNTIYCGFLMIAATILNTIRLIAACFYTDKKPTFLSRSPIPLTDSCETVYQVKGKEGAKGKFGIVNNQFSEN